From the genome of Streptococcus lutetiensis, one region includes:
- a CDS encoding UDP-N-acetylglucosamine--N-acetylmuramyl-(pentapeptide) pyrophosphoryl-undecaprenol N-acetylglucosamine transferase: MAKKIVFTGGGTVGHVTLNLILIPKFIKDGWEVHYIGDKHGIEHEQIEKSGLDVTFHSIATGKLRRYFSWQNMLDVFKVSFGILQSIAIIAKIRPQALFSKGGFVSVPPVIAAKTLGIPVFVHESDLSMGLANKIAYKFATTMYTTFEQAKGLVKAKHVGAITKVGSKVAYDNSKIEEIKAHFNTELKTLLFIGGSAGARVFNDFITNTPELVDHYNVINISGDKSLNGLSQNLYRIDYVTDLYQPLMDIADAVVTRGGSNTIFELVAMNKLHLIVPLGKEASRGDQLENAAYFEKKGYARQLSEDQLTFTHLQEELTQLFEQENSYHTQMKNSTEIKSQEEFYDLLKQDISKTAKGI, encoded by the coding sequence ATGGCTAAAAAAATCGTATTTACCGGTGGTGGTACAGTTGGCCATGTTACTTTGAACTTGATTCTTATCCCAAAATTTATCAAAGATGGTTGGGAAGTTCACTATATTGGTGACAAACATGGAATTGAACATGAACAAATTGAAAAATCAGGTCTAGATGTAACCTTCCATTCTATTGCAACAGGAAAATTAAGACGTTATTTTTCATGGCAAAACATGCTTGATGTGTTCAAAGTGTCATTTGGAATTCTTCAATCAATTGCAATTATCGCTAAAATTCGTCCGCAAGCCCTTTTCTCAAAAGGTGGCTTTGTATCTGTCCCACCAGTCATTGCGGCAAAAACACTTGGAATTCCTGTTTTTGTGCACGAATCTGATTTATCAATGGGCCTAGCTAATAAAATTGCCTATAAATTTGCGACAACGATGTACACAACCTTTGAACAAGCAAAAGGCTTGGTGAAAGCAAAACACGTTGGTGCGATTACAAAAGTTGGTAGCAAAGTTGCTTACGATAACAGCAAAATTGAAGAAATTAAAGCACACTTTAACACTGAATTGAAAACACTTCTTTTCATCGGTGGTTCTGCCGGTGCACGTGTTTTCAATGACTTTATTACAAATACTCCAGAATTAGTTGACCACTATAATGTCATCAACATTTCAGGAGATAAAAGTTTAAACGGATTGAGTCAAAATCTCTATCGAATTGATTATGTCACAGATCTTTACCAGCCTTTGATGGATATAGCAGATGCTGTTGTGACACGCGGTGGTTCAAATACTATTTTTGAATTAGTGGCGATGAATAAATTGCACTTGATTGTGCCTCTTGGAAAAGAAGCTAGTCGAGGAGATCAGCTTGAAAATGCAGCTTATTTTGAGAAAAAAGGTTATGCTCGCCAACTATCTGAAGATCAACTCACTTTCACACATTTGCAAGAAGAGCTCACTCAACTCTTTGAACAAGAAAATAGTTATCACACACAAATGAAAAATTCCACTGAAATCAAGTCACAAGAAGAATTTTATGATCTGCTTAAACAAGATATTTCTAAGACTGCAAAAGGAATTTAA
- a CDS encoding cell division protein FtsQ/DivIB translates to MTKKKEPKKSQKAKSEKKSALTEWQKRNIEFLKKKEAEKAEKKKRQEKLRLERKPKATDTDTEAEKVEEKTLSAEEKKKAKEAKKEEARKAKEAKKLQKLEAKKEKTPLQKAIHHALPVIITSAVILLISIFLVTPFSKKKIITVTGTSTVSQEEVIRDSGIKPSNYPFLLIFHHSTYEKNIISKNKMVKSAKFTYRFPNKLNIDIKEYSIIAYAQTDDGYQPILENGTRIGLVGASELPESFLTINLSSEKDIQKLVKAFSKLDRDLVNQIQIVSSADSATTSDLLKLEMHDGNVVRVPLSELAKKLPYYLKIKDSLPENSIVDMEVGIYATSESIEASVAADKEKAKNENKEESESDSKSDEENSQTESSEEATATESSEAEGVENQAPEATNEEHPNETAVVEQVAQQ, encoded by the coding sequence ATGACAAAAAAGAAAGAGCCTAAAAAAAGTCAAAAAGCTAAATCAGAAAAAAAATCAGCTTTGACGGAATGGCAAAAACGTAACATTGAGTTTCTAAAGAAAAAAGAAGCTGAAAAAGCGGAAAAGAAAAAACGTCAAGAAAAATTACGCTTAGAGCGCAAGCCGAAAGCAACAGATACTGATACCGAAGCTGAAAAAGTTGAAGAAAAAACTTTGAGTGCAGAAGAAAAGAAAAAGGCTAAAGAAGCAAAAAAAGAAGAAGCTAGAAAAGCCAAAGAGGCTAAAAAATTACAAAAACTGGAAGCTAAAAAAGAGAAAACGCCTCTTCAAAAAGCGATTCATCATGCGCTACCAGTTATCATCACTTCTGCGGTTATTCTTTTGATCTCAATTTTTTTGGTAACACCATTTAGTAAAAAGAAAATCATTACAGTTACAGGAACATCAACGGTTAGTCAAGAAGAAGTGATTAGAGATTCAGGAATTAAGCCGTCTAACTATCCTTTTTTATTGATTTTCCACCATTCAACTTATGAAAAAAATATTATTAGTAAAAATAAAATGGTGAAAAGTGCTAAGTTTACTTACCGTTTCCCAAATAAATTAAATATTGATATTAAAGAGTACAGTATTATTGCTTATGCACAGACTGATGATGGTTATCAACCTATCCTTGAAAATGGGACTCGTATTGGTCTTGTAGGAGCTTCTGAATTACCAGAAAGTTTCTTAACGATTAATTTATCATCAGAAAAAGATATTCAAAAACTCGTTAAGGCTTTTTCAAAATTAGACAGAGATTTGGTTAATCAAATTCAAATTGTCAGCTCAGCTGATTCTGCGACAACATCGGATTTGCTAAAATTAGAAATGCATGATGGAAACGTTGTTCGTGTTCCACTATCTGAGTTAGCTAAGAAATTACCTTATTATTTGAAGATAAAAGATAGTTTACCAGAAAACAGTATTGTTGATATGGAAGTGGGAATTTATGCAACTTCTGAATCCATTGAAGCATCTGTTGCAGCGGATAAAGAAAAAGCTAAAAACGAAAACAAAGAAGAATCAGAATCTGATTCTAAATCTGACGAAGAAAACTCTCAAACAGAGTCAAGTGAGGAAGCTACAGCAACAGAATCAAGCGAAGCTGAAGGCGTAGAAAATCAAGCTCCAGAAGCTACAAATGAAGAGCATCCGAACGAAACCGCAGTAGTTGAACAAGTAGCTCAACAATAA